The DNA window CAGTTGATAGGCAGCGCCTCCGTGACCGGGAGAGTGCACTGGGCTGCCCTAGGGCGACAACCCCGATCGGTGTGGCGTCGACGCCTGTCGAGGCTCGCTGGTATGGTCGGCGCCCGCGCCGCATACTGGTTGAAATCCGACATTCCCGCACGGTCGCGGGACCATGCTTCCGACGTGCACTTCGTTGAGGTCCCGGCCGATCTGACCCCGTCGCGTCGCATGGATGCCGTCTCGGTCAGCCTCGGATCGCTTTCTCTCCCTGCGTACGTTTCGGATCTAGGCGCCCGATTCGGCCTGGCATTCGACGATGCCCGGTGGACCTTTGGCCCACCCAGGGGCTTCGCATCACAAAAGGTTGTGTACGGTCTGGCGAGATCGGAAGGTGAGATCGATACGATTCTCAAAATCACCCAAAGCCCCCGGTTCAATGCGCGTCTGGACGCCGAGGCCGATGCCCTCACGGCGTTGGCTGCGATTCCGGGTTTGCGGTTCGTCGTTCCGAAAGTTCTCTTCAAATCAGAGTACGCCGGACGTTCCGTGATTTGTCAGACCATGGTCGCCGGCTCCTCGTTTCGGACCAGAGCGACCCGGGATGCGCGAGGTACGGTCGCTACCGCTGGTTTTCGGGCCGCCATAGATCTCTCCGCTCGGACCGTCGAACCCTCGGAACCCGGCGAGTCGGCCGCCGCCGTCGATGGACTGCTCGCCAAGTTTCTCAGTATCTACAGACCCCCAACAGCGACGGTTGCCTCCTTGAATCTAGTCGCCAGCCGACTCGCCGAAGCCGATCTACCGACCGTGTTCATGCACGGTGACTTCGGAGCATGGAACCTGCTCATAGACGAAACCGACCGGGTCGGGATCCTTGACTGGGAGAACGGCGACCCGCAGGGTGCACCTCTTTGGGATCTGTTCATTTTTGCGAGAACGCTGGGGGTTTTCCTGGCCGACGTATCCGGCGTGAGGTATTCACCGTCCGTTTTTGCTCGCCAACTGCTCGGCCCGTCAGAGTTACGCCATGCCTTGTTCGACCACATTCGCGAGTATCGTCGCCATGTGGAGGTACCGGTGCAATCGGTGGATGACTTGTTTGTGATGTGTTGGGTTCAACAGGCGGTCCGGGAGGCGGCCAGCCTGGTGTCCCCGACCTGGCTCGGTTCTCGCGGTACCCAGCTGCTGGATCAGGCAGTTCGCATACCTCTCGGCTTTCGGGGCTAGTCAGGTGGAGCACGAGTGACTCTGCGACTTCTTCTCACCCGCTGGTGGCATCGGCTCCGTCGACCTCTAACCCGAAATCGGGCGATATTCATATGGCTGAGCCGACGGCGCAGGAATCGATCGGCCCTGCTCGTGAGGCCGGATAGCATCTTGTTGATTGAGGCTCCGATGCGCTCAGGAAATACCTTTGCTGTGGCAGCTTTCTGGCTGGCAAATGGGAGAGATCGTCATGTTGGCCGCCACATCCACACCGCCGCGCATGTTCTCGAGGCAGTTCGTCTCAAGATTCCGGTACTCGTTATCGTTCGCGACCCAAGGGCAGTAGCCGTTTCGCACGTATTGCGCCGGCCGGCCCTAAGCGTGAGGGACAGCCTCATCGACTATGTGGACTTCTACCGAACTCTCGATCCGGTACGGGATTCGATCGTTGCC is part of the Acidimicrobiia bacterium genome and encodes:
- a CDS encoding aminoglycoside phosphotransferase family protein; this translates as MHFVEVPADLTPSRRMDAVSVSLGSLSLPAYVSDLGARFGLAFDDARWTFGPPRGFASQKVVYGLARSEGEIDTILKITQSPRFNARLDAEADALTALAAIPGLRFVVPKVLFKSEYAGRSVICQTMVAGSSFRTRATRDARGTVATAGFRAAIDLSARTVEPSEPGESAAAVDGLLAKFLSIYRPPTATVASLNLVASRLAEADLPTVFMHGDFGAWNLLIDETDRVGILDWENGDPQGAPLWDLFIFARTLGVFLADVSGVRYSPSVFARQLLGPSELRHALFDHIREYRRHVEVPVQSVDDLFVMCWVQQAVREAASLVSPTWLGSRGTQLLDQAVRIPLGFRG